The Polyangium aurulentum genomic interval TCAGGAGCAATCGCAGAGATTGTTGGAACGTACCTGACGCGGAAGACTGGGAGAGGAGCCGGATGCGACTGGAGCACTCACGGTGTTTTCGGTTGCTCCTCCGCTAGGGAGAGCACCAGGGCGCGGAAGGCCTCGTCTTGCGGCAGGGGATGGATCTCCGTGTCACTCAGCGCGTCTGCGCGAACCTTGGCGTTGTCCAGGGAGAGGGCCTCACGGAGCAGAGCGCGCGCCTCGTCCTCCTTCCCGAGCAGGAAGGCTGCGTACCCGGCGTTCTCCAGGATACTGGGCTCCTGAGGCGCGCGCTCGCAGGCCTGGGTGAACTTGTCCGCCGCGTCTTCGAGCAAGGCACGTGCAGTATTCTCGTCCCCGGTTTGCCAGACCTGCTTGGCCCGACAGAGCTGAGCGAAGCCGGCATTGGTCAGAGCGAACGGCAACAGAGCCTGAATTTCAGGTTCAGGGGCGTCACGGAATCGCTCGTAGGCCTGGAGGGACGCGGTTACTGCGTCGCTGTACCGCTCGAAACGTTGAAGCAAGCCGCTCCTATTGAGCATTGCCTTGTACACGTTTGCGCGGATGGATTTGTCAGGCGCATCAGGCGCTTGGTTGACTAATTCCGTTAATGTGAGGTAGGCGTCTTCATGTCGGCCAAGCTCCAGCAGAGCCGTCGCTTTGGCCTCCAAAGCAGTTAGCAACAGTGTCCGTGCCTCGGTTCCACCTAGTGCAGCCAGCCGTTGGACGGCGTCCTCGAACGCGCTGAGTGCATCGGCTGTCCGGCCCAAACTCGCGAGCTGTACTCCGGCCCCAATCCTTGCAGTTACTATGGCTAGGCGTAATTTGGGATCAGTGGTCTGCGCGAAGTGCCGGGGGAGCACACCATAGATCGCCAGGGCCTCCTCGTGTCGCCCTGCCATGGCTAGCGCGCGGGATTTTTGCTCCAGTGCAGCCACAAAGAGCACATGAGAGATATCATCGTGAGCGTCCTGCGTCCTGCTGATGATGGTGTCCCAGATTCGTATAGCATCGTCGATTTGGCCAATCTTAGCCAGCCCTTCGGCTATCGGAAGCTGGAACATGAGCGCCACAGGTTGCTGTTGCGCAATGTCGCGAATTAGACCGCCCTGCATTTGACCCATCAAGCTGCGGAATACTTCGTCGACCTTGCCAAATCCGTTCTGCCGAAGGGACTCCTGTGCCTGATCGATCCCTGTGTGCTCCAAGCACTCCGCGAGCTGATGGTAAGCCTGCGCAAGTGATCCCAGCTCGTGGGCCCCCTGCTCCTCTACCGCAATGCGCTCGCCGTAAGCATAATACCCCCGGTGCGGGACGCGGACTGCGTCGAAATACGTCGCGAGATCGCACGAACTCCACCCGTAAGCATCACGAAACAGCTGCTCGAAACCTCGCTGGGCTCGCGCTATCCACTTTCGTTTCAGCTGTTCCTCCCCATCCTCCACCCTGGAGAGCAGCGGGAACACCTGCAGCATGGGCCGCTCCTGCATCGCCTTGCGACCCTGGATGGCTTCGAATCCCGCATCGAGCGCCCCGCGTAGCGACTGCTCATTGGGCGAGAAGACCAGCACCAG includes:
- a CDS encoding KGGVGR-motif variant AAA ATPase, with amino-acid sequence MDRQGQVITFYSYKGGVGRSMALANLAAIYAHRGKRVLALDFDFEAPGLHRYFLSSREEGGTPRHAPAEPRRGVLNYFQTVYEELERQFPEGWGFDAPEVLARLPKMLGEFFDAGEYLYEVQVEDPNLKRTAPVPVYFTPAAMFDRTYPELVRKLNWQQFYQLYAEVFPALADELARRYDYVLIDSRTGVTDIGSIGTMLLPTKLVLVFSPNEQSLRGALDAGFEAIQGRKAMQERPMLQVFPLLSRVEDGEEQLKRKWIARAQRGFEQLFRDAYGWSSCDLATYFDAVRVPHRGYYAYGERIAVEEQGAHELGSLAQAYHQLAECLEHTGIDQAQESLRQNGFGKVDEVFRSLMGQMQGGLIRDIAQQQPVALMFQLPIAEGLAKIGQIDDAIRIWDTIISRTQDAHDDISHVLFVAALEQKSRALAMAGRHEEALAIYGVLPRHFAQTTDPKLRLAIVTARIGAGVQLASLGRTADALSAFEDAVQRLAALGGTEARTLLLTALEAKATALLELGRHEDAYLTLTELVNQAPDAPDKSIRANVYKAMLNRSGLLQRFERYSDAVTASLQAYERFRDAPEPEIQALLPFALTNAGFAQLCRAKQVWQTGDENTARALLEDAADKFTQACERAPQEPSILENAGYAAFLLGKEDEARALLREALSLDNAKVRADALSDTEIHPLPQDEAFRALVLSLAEEQPKTP